From Microlunatus capsulatus, a single genomic window includes:
- a CDS encoding PPOX class F420-dependent oxidoreductase, which produces MARSIATATAVERAELLDFVRPRHRMLVATTRADGRPQLSPVSGGLDAEGRLVISSYPGRAKIRNAERRPEVSVCVLSDDWDGPWVQVDGDAEVLHMPEAEDALVDYFRCIAGEHPDWDEYRAAMRLQDKSLIRVTPTRWGPVATGGFPSDVAARLDG; this is translated from the coding sequence ATGGCCCGATCCATCGCCACCGCCACCGCCGTCGAGCGCGCCGAGCTCCTCGACTTCGTCCGCCCCCGCCACCGGATGCTGGTGGCCACCACCCGCGCCGACGGCCGCCCCCAGCTCTCCCCCGTCTCGGGGGGCCTGGACGCGGAGGGCCGGCTCGTCATCTCCTCCTACCCGGGGCGCGCGAAGATCCGCAACGCGGAGCGCCGGCCGGAGGTCTCGGTCTGCGTGCTGTCCGACGACTGGGACGGCCCGTGGGTGCAGGTCGACGGCGACGCCGAGGTGCTGCACATGCCCGAGGCCGAGGACGCCCTCGTCGACTACTTCCGCTGCATCGCCGGCGAGCACCCCGACTGGGACGAGTACCGGGCGGCGATGCGGCTGCAGGACAAGTCCCTGATCCGGGTCACCCCGACGCGCTGGGGCCCGGTCGCCACCGGCGGGTTCCCCTCCGACGTCGCGGCGCGGCTGGACGGCTGA
- a CDS encoding YbjN domain-containing protein translates to MDDEPPGTGLTAAGEAAASTVRAVLEELGLPWSASGTGLFAVTLPGTAKLSTACALEVGRYGLAVRAFVARSPDEDHASVYRWLLERNLKLRGICFSLDALGDIHLTGTVALEAVTPAAVDQLLGAVATTADESFNPILERGFATSIAREWAWRRSRGESTANLAAFAHLDPDRSPGGPGDPAR, encoded by the coding sequence GTGGACGACGAGCCGCCCGGGACGGGCCTGACGGCGGCCGGCGAGGCCGCCGCGTCGACCGTCCGGGCCGTGCTGGAGGAGCTGGGGCTGCCTTGGAGCGCGTCGGGGACGGGGCTCTTCGCCGTCACCCTGCCGGGCACGGCCAAGCTGAGCACCGCCTGCGCGCTGGAGGTCGGCCGCTACGGGCTGGCCGTGCGGGCCTTCGTCGCCCGGAGCCCCGACGAGGACCACGCGTCCGTCTACCGCTGGCTGCTGGAGCGCAACCTCAAGCTCCGGGGGATCTGCTTCAGCCTCGACGCTCTCGGCGACATCCACCTCACCGGCACCGTGGCGCTGGAGGCCGTGACGCCCGCGGCCGTCGACCAGCTGCTGGGTGCCGTGGCCACCACCGCCGACGAGAGCTTCAACCCGATCCTGGAGCGCGGGTTCGCCACGAGCATCGCCCGGGAGTGGGCGTGGCGCCGCTCTCGCGGGGAGTCGACCGCCAACCTCGCCGCTTTCGCCCACCTCGACCCCGACCGCTCCCCGGGTGGTCCCGGAGACCCCGCGCGCTGA